The Oncorhynchus nerka isolate Pitt River linkage group LG15, Oner_Uvic_2.0, whole genome shotgun sequence genome contains the following window.
GCCCAGGTCTTGGAATTCTTTACAAAATGATAAACCCCGCCTTCATCTGAGATCACATTGGTGTATTATTGTATTTACCATCTTGGACTGTTTCACCCTAATCTTTGTCTCTTTCCATCCCTGGCCAGGTACCAAAGACAGCAACCAGTCTGAGATCCTGGTAGACCTGGCTGGTCTGGACCTCCAGAGCCCCTCCCCACCAGAGCATCCTCCTCTAGCCCAGCACGCAGACTTCATCCCAGCCGACCTGCTGTACGGGTCTGCCCCCCTCCAGGATCTTCAGGCCTGCCCTGCCATGGAGGACCCCAGTCCCAGAAAACCCTCTGCTGCACTGTCTTTACTGGACAAGGAGctcctctctctaggtacagCACATCCTGTATCAACACCTTTGTATTGGATCTGATAAGAAAGCATTAGTCTTCTGTATGTCTTTGTGATTCATGTTTTTGACATTGAATTCACATAGTAGACTCACCTAATCCCCACATATATTGCCAAAGTCTCTCCCTCTTCCGGGAAATGTGGGTTTTCTTGATAGAATAGGAGAATAAATTGACTGATATgttgactgtttgtttgtttcagGACTTAATGACCCAGTTCCTGCAAAAGATGACTTGAATAATCTGTGGAGGACATTTTTGCAGGTAAAATGGCCATTTTCAAGTGTCCTAACCAGTCAGTACTTTCAGAAGCATTTATCTGGTAGAAATATTTATCCTTCCTGGAAATATTGATCTTAACTATGTCAGCTTGACACACATTGTTTAATGTGATGTTAAACCCCTTCTCTTCCAGGCTCCCAACCCAGTTTTGGACCTGTTTGGCAGTGCCCTCCCAGCTACTGTATTCTCTGCAGCTTCTACGGACCAGTTAGGAGCTTCTACAACAGAGCCTGTTTCTAAGACAGCCGCCCCACAATCCTCAGTGGCGGCCTCCTTCCCCTACCCCAGTGCCGCTGCCCAGGCAGTCTCCGCCTCCTTCCCCTACCCCAGTGCTGCTGCCCAGGCAGTCTCCGCCTCCCTGAACCACAGTCTGCAGGACCTGGCCATGTTGGATTTGGGTAGCCCCAAGAGGTGCTCATCTCCACTACCAATCATACTTTATGTTCCTGTGAAGGCTAGATGTTAGCTAGCATGTACCACACCATGTAACTGTGGAGGCTTGAAAGTGGATAACTGAAGTAATATTTAAATGCCACCAATTAGCGTTATTGCTTGATCTATTCTTTTGAGTGTATGCAGTAGGGATGGGCAGTACAGAGTGCAGGTTTAatgtccatccatctgtcatcaTCTACCATAGCATGCCTGGTGTGATCAACAGTGGCGACCTGTTTGGGATGGGTGAGGCTATGGGTGCCACTGCCTCCCCGAGAATTGGGATCCCCGCCTCCAGATCCAGCCCTCTCCCTCTGGGTATCCTaccggctgctgctgctgcagcccctaccttgtccccTAAGACCCAAGCTGATGACAGCCCCCTTCTCCGCTCCCTGTCCCCCATCTTGATTCTCCCGCTGGGGCAGGCCAGCCCAGCCAAGTTCCCTGAGATCTCCCTAAGTAACGTCCACGTCCCCCTAGAAGCCATCAAGCCAAGTGAGTCCCAGGAAGACCTTGGCCTGCCTTCAGGAGTTTCTGGGTATTGTAGTCTGGTCAACACAGATGGCTGGAAGTGCAGATACTGAgtgttttcttcctctctctgtcattctgtgATGTTTAAGGCAAGCTGTGTCCTGTGACGGCCTATGATAAAGACGGGGTCCGCGTTCTCCTGCACTTTGCCACCGACTGTCCGCCGGGCCGGCCGGACGTGCTGGTGATGGTGGTGTCCATGTTGAACACGGCACCTCTTCCCGTCAGGAACATAGTCCTACAGGCTGCTGTACCCAAGGTAAGGCTGACATGGACAGTGGACACTCGTGCTGTTACAACCTATTCAATTACACTGGTCTGTACTTCCACTGTAGTACAGGGataatcaactagattcagccgtgggctAATTATTATCTCGAGCGGATGGTCGGAGCCaggacataattacaaatcatttgtagactgcaaattgactgcaagaagatATATTTTAAAACATTGCTTACATTTGTTTATGATCACATATCTCTCTTGTGTGTGGGAATAATGAGGAACAGATTCCCaacattaaaatcacttggagctgatttcctggtgttttgaCAGTATTTTATGTCCAACGATGGAGAAAAAAAAGTTAGCTCTGAACCTGGGGGGCCAATTAAAACCAACGCTGCCTGCTGTAGTTGATTAAAAGAACTCATGAGCATCATTCTTGTAGCATACTTGAATCCTCACTCTCCTGACAAGTGAGATATGTTCAGTGAGGTACTGCTTCAGACAGGCAGTGAAGTTTGCCCAAACTATAATATTTGTGAGTTAATATATATGAACCGAAGCCCGTCTTCAAactgtcaccccccccccccccccaattcatTCCTTCCCCCTTGCCAGTCGATGAAGGTGAGACTACAACCGCCCTCGGGAACTGACCTGGCGCCTTTTAACCCCATCTTCCCCCCCACCGCCATCACTCAAGTCATGCTGCTGGCCAACCCACTAATGGTGAGAGTCCTCCTAGTGTAGTCAATGAGAGTTATTAATCTGATATTTGCATGAGTTGAAAATGTGGTTATGGTATAATAATATATTCCACTTAGCAGATGTGTTATGGTACATGTTCTGTCTGTGTGATCCCTGCTAAGGTTCAGGATCCATTATTCCATCCTTTGTTACTTGGTATTTATGattccttacatttacatttacatttaagtcatttagcagacgctcttatccagagcgacttacaaattggtgcgttcaccttaagacatccagtggaacagccactttacaatagtgcatctaaatctttttaaGTACATCACCTACCCATGTCTCATATCACCTGGATCATTTGTGTGCTTTAGTTTGAAGTCAAAATGATGCTACAATGCTAACCAGCATGCTtactctgtgcctgtgtgtgtgtgtgtgtctctctctctcgcaggaGAAGGTCCGGATGAGATACAAGCTGACGTTCACACTGGGAGAGCAGCAGTGCACAGAGACTGGGGAGGTGGACCAGTTCCCCCCAGCTGAGATATGGGGGGCTCTATAGCCCCCCTAACCCCAAAATGGTGCCAGGGACAATACAGCAACACATGGTGGGGACAGCTTGAGTCAGTTGACGCTACAAAGACTATTTGGGGGAGAATCAATGTATTTGCGAATGTTTCATATACTAGTAAGTTATTAGGCGCTATTATCATTATGCCATTCGTTACATTGTCCTTCTGTTAGGTGTCATGTTTATTTATATATACTTCAAACCCAATCTTCTCTGAATGGAATTGTTACAGAATTGCTGCACTTTAGAAATGCCATACAGACTTACAATGTTTGGTTTTAGAGCAGTCATATACACTTTGAAATTTAACTTTAAACGGTCAAGAAGAGCCAGCCTAGAATGTGATAAGAGTGGAAGTTATCACATGATATATATCTGGCACTTACACAATACTTTTACAATGAACTACCAGTAATTGGACAGGGAAAATCTCCCGATTGTCAGTTAATGGAAAAGAAGTCCTAGACTAGTAGCATACATGTATCTCTTTTCCGCCTGCCCCCTTTCACTTTATTCCAAATACGATACCTCAGTAGAAAATGATGGAGCAGAtaactgacagtacagacagCTAAATGCTGAACACTTGCATAATGTTGTTAAGGTCTTTGAATATATTCAAAATAATTATTTGTATTTTGGGAGTGCTATTTATCTGGTCAGGTGGGAATTTTCTATTTCTACCTATATATTTCTATTAGTGCTATTTTGACATGTTTCAGTTATGGGAGGTGGTGGCCTGCCAAGATGTGTGACTGTGAATCTttaagtatttatttatttattttgaggtGCTTGTCATGAAAGTATTGGTTTCCAGAGATGGTGTTAGCTAAGCAAGCTCTGTCTTCTGTTTTGAGATCAGTTTACTGCTGAAATTCTTCCCTGCATACTTAACTTTGAATGGCTTGGTAACAATTTAATATTAGTTTGTAGAAACCTGGGGCTTATCCAGGAGGGTGAAATATCGCAGCACTTTCAGATAGACCTGTATTGAGTAGAATAGGGAAGCTTGTCAGCTCTATACATTACATTTCTATCTGCGACATCTTAACCCTTGCATCCCCATTCAAACAGCCTATGGTGAAGGTGCTTTGCCTGCAGTGGTACAATAGGACATTAATTGGTATCTCAAAATAGGGCTTATGGTTGTCCCTTGCAATGTACTTGTATGTAACAGGAGTGTGACTATCTATGTctattctgtctgtctgcgttCTGAAGCCATTTTCTGTTATCAGTACCAGTGTTACAATGGGAGGGGTACTCTTCCAAACTTTAATATAAATTGTTGCTCTATTTATTGTCCATTTTAGAGATTGGCAAATTAATTCATGTGCATTAAATGTGTGGTTATTTAATGGGATTGAACAGAAGTaagtactgtatatgtattttCGAAGAACTGTTTTACCGCATGAAGAATTAAATTCTTAATTTGAAAGAATTGCCACATGCTGTGTGGTATGTTCATATGCCTGCCCTAACCCACTTGCGCCCATACAGACGTTGATTTCCGGCGAGGAAACGCCTATAAATAATCAAACCTCCTGGAACATGTCATTTTACTTTTGTATTTTTAAGTTTAGTTTCACACCAACAAGCAACACTGGGCACACACACTGTGAATGCTCAGAAATGTAACACTGTGCACACACTGTGAGTGCTCAGAAATGTAACACTGTGAGTGCTCAGAAATGTATCGTCATGGAAAAAGAGCAGCACAGACTGCTCTCCAAACTGGCGCAGATGGAAGTCGCGCTCCTGCCCAAGCTTCGTGGAGAAAGCGCAAAGTCGCTGAAGTGTAGCAGCCATGGCAGACGAAAAACCCAAGGTGAGCAATGAAACGTATTTTATTCGCAATATTTACAGTGAAGTTGTATTCTCGTTATGTTGGCCTGTATGATATTCTGAAAAGGTTTGAGGTTTAGAGCAGCTAATTTACTTAACCGGTTGATTTAGTAGGAAATATTTCTGAATCGGTCTGGACCGCTTGCCTAGGCTAACTGCTAGCGTGGAGTTAGCTAGCGAATAATATCAGTAACAATGTGGCTTTTGTGATTTATTCATGTTTTGTCAGTCAAAATCAGTTTAATTTTCTAATTTAAATGTAATTCATATTCATGTGTTTTCTTGTCATGATGCGCGGATGCAACCtagatggctagctagctaacgtcgaGGGCCCGTGCCCAAATAACAGTATGGCAGCTAGCTACATACAGTTGTTAGCATGCTAACATGATCAATTAGCTTGTTGTAATTGTTATGAATCGGGAGTATTCCGTGCAGACCATTGCACTTCACAATAATGTCTATCCAAATATCATAATCCGTGATTTGAAACTTAGTTTAATGTGAGGGATAGTTTAGTTACTAGAGAAGGTACCAAATATCCACTCCCTTCTCCAATCATAGAATATTTGTTTTTAGGAAGGAGTAAAGACTGAGAACAATGACCACATCAACTTGAAGGTGGCAGGACAAGACGGCTCAGTGGTGCAGTTCAAGATcaaaaggcacacacctctcaGCAAACTCATGAAAGCATATTGCGAAAGACAGGTAAAGGCACCAGCAACATCCATTGACTAACAAACATGCATGTGTAGGacatggggatgtgtgaaacttactcctcagcctgaagtatCCCCACTTGCGATAGGGAGTAGCTAGCTTTCCATGTGGCGCGGTCTGGTAATACGCTTCAGGAGGGAGGTCACGTGTGCTAACAAGGCAGAGCTCCCGAGTTCGCGCAAGGTATGAGCCGAATCGGGAGGAAGTGGTACTCGCTACGTGACGTCCTGTATACATGTACTCAGACTGATGGTTTTATTGCCATGCACAAGTTCCATTGATTGAAGAATTGCGTATTtgcagttttaaaaaatggtGTCTTGTGATGCCTTTCCACAGGGCCTGACGATTAGGCAAATCCGGTTCCGGTTTGATGGTCAACCCATCAACGAGACAGACACACCAGCACAAGTAAGTTGGTCGATAAGGTTTGTTATTGTTGGATCAAATCCTTGGTTCCTCTTATATGTTTGAGTTGACTGTTCATTGGCAAATGGATTTATCCTGTGCCGGGGTCCAGGACCACATAGGGCCCCTGGAGGCAGAGGTTCAATCCCTTACTTCCTCTCCTATAATCCTCACATCTGGCTCTCCATTTAACATTCTGATCTGAACCTGTCAATAAAACTTCAAAATacccccccaaaatatatttgaaaaacatgttttatccTGCCCACGAAGAATGTTTACAACGGGTAGAAAAAAACATAAATTGCTGATGCTATAACTGATCTTGACTATGACTTTTGTTTTTTCAGTTGGAAATGGAAGATGAAGACACAATCGATGTGTTCCAGCAGCAAACGGGAGGTTTTCTTCACTAGCCTATGTTCCCCACCAACACCcctacctcccctgtcagctcgcCTCTACGTTCCCTAATAATGTATTTTCTGAAACTCTGCTTCTAACTCCTATCCCTAGGCACTTAATGCCAATCTGAAAAGATTGGATAGGTTTGACCAATATGTTAATATGACTTGCTGTGTTATAGCCGTACTTCCAATCCTTTCAGGTCTACAGGAGTTGGGTCAATTTGGGATTCAGCATACCTAGTTCTACAcgtcaataccattcattctgaTATTCACATAACATACGGTTGTATATTATTGAGTTTATTCTGTACATAAACATCTGAGTGAGGGTACCCATTGTCAGATCCTGTTTCATGTGCTGAACTAATCCAGCAATCAAAGCCTACAATTCTGGACGGTGTGTAAGTTCTTTACATCTAATTCACCCATTTTGACAATTGCTGGTCAGACTTCTGTTTTCAGAGATGGATTCTTTCTTTTTAATAATTGTAGAAGTTGTTTGCGATGCAACTTGTATTGATGTTCTCCAATAAGCCTGCATTTAAATCGACTCACATCTTATTGTTAAATAAATTGATTCTTTTTTAAATATGTctctgtcatatatatatatacagtgcctttggaaagtttaGACCCCTTAATTTTATCCACATGttgttagccttattctaaaatgtataaacccccccccccccccaagctacacacaataccccataatgatgacgCAAAAATAGTTTGACCTTTTTGCAAGTTTATATAAACACTGattacatttacacaagtattcagatcctttacttcgttgaagcacctttagcagcaattacagcctcgagccttcttcggtatgacgctacaagcttggcacacctgcatttggggagtttctcccattctctgcagatcctctcaagctctgtctggttggacagggagcattgctgcacaactatgttcaggtctctccagagatgttcgattgggttcaagtctgggttcTGGCTATTCCGCTCAagaacattgagacttgtcccgaagccactcctgcttggtcttggctgtgtgcttaaggtcgttttcctgttggaagatgaaccttcgtcccagtctgcgGTCCTGAACAGGTTCTCTCTGCACTTTTCTCTgtacatctttgcctcgatcctgactagtctcacagtcccggccactgaaaaacatcaccacagcatgatgctgccaccatcatgcttcaccgtagggatggtgctagatTTCTTCCAGACATGACGCATGGCATTTggcccaaagagttcaatcttggtttcatctgaccagataaTAATTTCTCATGGTCagtcttcaggtgccttttggacaaactccaagcgggctgtcatgtgccttttactgaggagtggcttccatctggcatTCTACCAAAactgcctgattggtggagtgctgcagagatggttgtcctagaACATTCTCTTATCTCCACAGAGgtactctggagctctatcagagttaCCATCACATttttgatcacctccctgactaaggcccttcttccccaattgctcagtttggacaggcaaccagctctaggaagagtcttggtggttccaaacttcttccattgaagaatgatgtaggccactgtgttcttgggaaacttcaatgctgcaaaaatattttggtacccttccccagatctgtacctcgacacaatccagtctctgagctttacagacaattcctttgacctcacggcttggttcttgctctgacatgcactgtcaactgtgggacctcagaCAGGtgagtgcctttccaaatcatgtccaatcaattgaatttaccccagttggactccaatcaagttgtagaaacagctcaaggatgatcaatggaaacaggatgcacctgagctcaattttgagtctcatagtaagggtctgaatacttatgtaaaagagATATGTTTTTTATGTTTATAAAATGTGCAAAATGTCCAAGTTGCGACACAATGATGATTATCAACCATCTGTTTACACAggaagcccaattctgatatatttttttgctaattggtattttgaccaatcattGGCCAATcattgattggtcaaaataccaattagtggaatatagatcagaattgggctgcctgtgtaaatgcattctaggtgaccTTCTGTCTGAATCATATAGTCAGATTTTTCATTATTGTTCTCTGTTGTATCAACGGACTGATTCTGTATGGGTAAAAACAAGTATTTGTGAGGAAAATATTTATCTCAAAATGTTTGATTGTACAGAAAGGAGGGTTATAAAATCTCTAGATTCAGACATTATATGgattatttttttgtttgttgctaaGGACTGTTTGCTTTTCCTTGAGCGCGCAGGTCGTACACCGATTCTCCAATCAAATGCATGATTTATGAATCAGGAACCAATCAGAAGAACGAATCGTCCTTTTGTGGGTGGCAATTCAACCATGGAAACGCCCTTTCAcgggtttttttttattttttatttttttaaatccgaTTGATCATTTTGCCTGTACCGGGTGGAGTAAAACGAGTCTGAGGTGGTGAAATATTGGTCTAAAATCGTCTTGTTATTTGCAATTGCTTATTAACTCCTACCAGCCTCTCACAAAATGACGACGACAACTATATATTCAGGCATGGAAGCCGGCGCAAAAAGCAGCTCCAGGTAAGCATCATGACATGTCAAGAGCCTTGCATTTTCAGCCAAATGTCAAATGATGCAGCCCTCCTCTAGacagctaagttagctagctaacctttAACTAGCTAGTTGTCAAACAATAGACACTATTTTCTTAACCTGTTCGTATTAATGGATTTTTAAAGTATTTGTGAGAGGATGTATTTCACGTTAAATGCGTTTGTGGCCACAACCACCGTTGACATTTGCCTCTGTATGTGGAAcaggctaactaacgttagcttgctagcatttagctagtgaatgtagctagctaacgacGTGCTCGTAGGTGTGTAAAAGCAAGCTAATGCTAATGGTTCTAACTGATTGCCTTCAAAGGAATCAACATTTTGCTTCTTATTTTATTCAATGCAGGGTGCATGACACCAGAGCCAGACTGCTAGCATGAAACTTGTCGTTGGCTACCAAATCAATAACAGTTCATTTTATGGTTGGGTGGGGCCCCCTGTGGAAGGTGATTTTTCTATCCGACTAACGTTAGTAGTATCCACTTTGCCAATCACGACCATGCAGCCCTCTTCCATAACCAGATTTGCTCAAATTAAATATTCACTAACCAGCTATTCGGCTAGCTAGTTACTGACTTGCAAAACCAACTATGCTAATCAGACTTAAATTATTTTACATCTGGTTGGTTTAGCCGGCTTGATTAAGGTTGATATCAGGCCGAAGCAGCTGCCTCACATACAGAGACAACTGGCTACAATGACATCTGGATATTGTAGTGTGCCTCTGGGGCAAGTGGGATGGGGGAACCTAAAATGTCTGTTATCGTGAAAATCGATCAAGTGAGCTTTTACCTGGTTTACATTTATGCAAGCACAAGGCATGtaaatcaaaaatatatatttttaattgttAATCTTAGCAGAAGGTattgtttttttaaatcattATCTCAATGCAGAGAAGCTGCCATTTCAAAGATTCTTTCATGCTTTAAAAATCCTCACATTTGGTCTCCATGGTTTTGTCACACCCATTTTTCATCCTCTTCTAAATCCTCGGCTTAAAGGTGGGTTCACTCACTGCAGGAAGAGATAGTGGCGCCAGCAGGAGCCCATCTCTAACATGAATTCAAAGCATTTTGTGTGTCAGCATAGATTAGCTCTAGTCAAT
Protein-coding sequences here:
- the LOC115142451 gene encoding small ubiquitin-related modifier 2 translates to MADEKPKEGVKTENNDHINLKVAGQDGSVVQFKIKRHTPLSKLMKAYCERQGLTIRQIRFRFDGQPINETDTPAQLEMEDEDTIDVFQQQTGGFLH
- the LOC115142450 gene encoding ADP-ribosylation factor-binding protein GGA3-like isoform X2; the encoded protein is MADAEGESLESWLNKATNPSNRQEDWEYIIGFCDQINKELEGPQIAVRLLAHKIQSPQEWEAIQALMVLEACMKNCGKRFHNEVGKFRFLNELIKVVSPKYLGDRVSEVVKKRVVDMLFSWTLSLPNEAKISDAYQMLKKQGIVTVDPELPLDKTLMPSPFSRPKNPVFENEEKSKRLAELLKSKKPEDLQEANRLIKNMVKEDEVRLQRASKRSSTLEEVNNSVKLLNEMLSHFSRDQSTDGDKELIKELYGDCDKLRGTVFKLATETEDNDSSLGDILQASDDLSRVINSYKRIVEGQTVNGEMEPLGLSTTTQCTKDSNQSEILVDLAGLDLQSPSPPEHPPLAQHADFIPADLLYGSAPLQDLQACPAMEDPSPRKPSAALSLLDKELLSLGLNDPVPAKDDLNNLWRTFLQAPNPVLDLFGSALPATVFSAASTDQLGASTTEPVSKTAAPQSSVAASFPYPSAAAQAVSASFPYPSAAAQAVSASLNHSLQDLAMLDLGSPKSMPGVINSGDLFGMGEAMGATASPRIGIPASRSSPLPLGILPAAAAAAPTLSPKTQADDSPLLRSLSPILILPLGQASPAKFPEISLSNVHVPLEAIKPSKLCPVTAYDKDGVRVLLHFATDCPPGRPDVLVMVVSMLNTAPLPVRNIVLQAAVPKSMKVRLQPPSGTDLAPFNPIFPPTAITQVMLLANPLMVQDPLFHPLLLGEGPDEIQADVHTGRAAVHRDWGGGPVPPS
- the LOC115142450 gene encoding ADP-ribosylation factor-binding protein GGA3-like isoform X3; this translates as MADAEGESLESWLNKATNPSNRQEDWEYIIGFCDQINKELEGPQIAVRLLAHKIQSPQEWEAIQALMVLEACMKNCGKRFHNEVGKFRFLNELIKVVSPKYLGDRVSEVVKKRVVDMLFSWTLSLPNEAKISDAYQMLKKQGIVTVDPELPLDKTLMPSPFSRPKNPVFENEEKSKRLAELLKSKKPEDLQEANRLIKNMVKEDEVRLQRASKRSSTLEEVNNSVKLLNEMLSHFSRDQSTDGDKELIKELYGDCDKLRGTVFKLATETEDNDSSLGDILQASDDLSRVINSYKRIVEGQTVNGEMEPLGLSTTTQCTKDSNQSEILVDLAGLDLQSPSPPEHPPLAQHADFIPADLLYGSAPLQDLQACPAMEDPSPRKPSAALSLLDKELLSLGLNDPVPAKDDLNNLWRTFLQAPNPVLDLFGSALPATVFSAASTDQLGASTTEPVSKTAAPQSSVAASFPYPSAAAQAVSASFPYPSAAAQAVSASLNHSLQDLAMLDLGSPKSMPGVINSGDLFGMGEAMGATASPRIGIPASRSSPLPLGILPAAAAAAPTLSPKTQADDSPLLRSLSPILILPLGQASPAKFPEISLSNVHVPLEAIKPSKLCPVTAYDKDGVRVLLHFATDCPPGRPDVLVMVVSMLNTAPLPVRNIVLQAAVPKSMKVRLQPPSGTDLAPFNPIFPPTAITQVMLLANPLMEKVRMRYKLTFTLGEQQCTETGEVDQFPPAEIWGAL
- the LOC115142450 gene encoding ADP-ribosylation factor-binding protein GGA3-like isoform X1 produces the protein MADAEGESLESWLNKATNPSNRQEDWEYIIGFCDQINKELEGPQIAVRLLAHKIQSPQEWEAIQALMVLEACMKNCGKRFHNEVGKFRFLNELIKVVSPKYLGDRVSEVVKKRVVDMLFSWTLSLPNEAKISDAYQMLKKQGIVTVDPELPLDKTLMPSPFSRPKNPVFENEEKSKRLAELLKSKKPEDLQEANRLIKNMVKEDEVRLQRASKRSSTLEEVNNSVKLLNEMLSHFSRDQSTDGDKELIKELYGDCDKLRGTVFKLATETEDNDSSLGDILQASDDLSRVINSYKRIVEGQTVNGEMEPLGLSTTTQCTKDSNQSEILVDLAGLDLQSPSPPEHPPLAQHADFIPADLLYGSAPLQDLQACPAMEDPSPRKPSAALSLLDKELLSLGLNDPVPAKDDLNNLWRTFLQAPNPVLDLFGSALPATVFSAASTDQLGASTTEPVSKTAAPQSSVAASFPYPSAAAQAVSASFPYPSAAAQAVSASLNHSLQDLAMLDLGSPKSMPGVINSGDLFGMGEAMGATASPRIGIPASRSSPLPLGILPAAAAAAPTLSPKTQADDSPLLRSLSPILILPLGQASPAKFPEISLSNVHVPLEAIKPSKLCPVTAYDKDGVRVLLHFATDCPPGRPDVLVMVVSMLNTAPLPVRNIVLQAAVPKSMKVRLQPPSGTDLAPFNPIFPPTAITQVMLLANPLMVQDPLFHPLLLGIYDSLHLHLHLSHLADALIQSDLQIGAFTLRHPVEQPLYNSASKSF